One region of Drosophila subobscura isolate 14011-0131.10 chromosome J, UCBerk_Dsub_1.0, whole genome shotgun sequence genomic DNA includes:
- the LOC117895474 gene encoding pollen-specific leucine-rich repeat extensin-like protein 2, whose amino-acid sequence MLTPCLLLVTVASLGLGTQAIRVDWGTNTGPIAPPPPRTTPQPPQKPYREPAPVWEDQSNDIPNPNPYVYVLPPPSRPRTWAIPAGPYAPPSYNSQPPRVNSINYGQLASSVYSAGVTSVPGLAAQYVPGVGIKYTAIVLPDKLQGKYNAKTKKYKAYEKAGKHASYPWNYLQQLPVEEKALEWQVQLEQQLEEEAARAQQKQALPASSSTTSTTSTTTTTSTSTTTAAPVASSPSPTAAPSEADTDPSSTSTIQPTTIANYKVAHEKSAHLKKLNKQKRLQQLHLELEQQKEKLAKKQQQELQNLLQTS is encoded by the exons CTCACTCCATGCCTGCTGCTAGTCACAGTCGCCAGTTTGGGCCTCGGGACGCAGGCCATACGGGTGGACTGGGGCACAAACACGGGCCCGAtagcgccgccgccgccacgaACGAcgccacagccgccgcagaAGCCGTACCGCGAGCCGGCGCCTGTCTGGGAGGATCAAAGCAATGACatacccaatcccaatccctaTGT GTacgtgctgccgccgccatccCGTCCGCGCACCTGGGCCATACCCGCCGGACCCTATGCCCCGCCCAGCTACAACAGTCAGCCGCCCAGGGTCAACTCCATCAACTATGGACAGCTGGCCAGCTCCGTGTACAGTGCCGGAGTCACATCGGTGCCGGGCTTGGCGGCACAATATGTGCCCGGCGTGGGCATCAAGTATACGGCCATCGTGCTGCCCGACAAGCTGCAGGGCAAGTACAACGCAAAGACCAAGAAGTACAAGGCCTACGAGAAGGCTGGCAAACATGCGTCGTATCCCTGGAACTAT ttgcagcagctgccagtggAGGAGAAGGCCTTGGAGTGGCAGGTgcagctcgagcagcagctcgaagaGGAGGCAGCACGGGCCCAGCAGAAGCAGGCTCTGCCTGCCAGTTCCTCAACGACATCCACAACATCCACCACAACGACCACATCTACCAGTACCACAACGGCAGCTCCAGTAGCTTCCAGTCCCAGCCCAACAGCTGCCCCAtcagaggcagacacagacccCAGCTCGACATCGACAATACAGCCCACAACAATTGCCAATTACAAGGTGGCACACGAGAAGAGCGCCCACCTGAAGAAGCTCAACAAGCAGAAGcgactccagcagctgcacctcgagttggagcagcagaaggagaagctggccaagaagcagcagcaggagctgcaaaaCTTGTTACAGACCAGCTGA